In a genomic window of Lycium ferocissimum isolate CSIRO_LF1 chromosome 9, AGI_CSIRO_Lferr_CH_V1, whole genome shotgun sequence:
- the LOC132031544 gene encoding uncharacterized protein LOC132031544 has translation MVKTGSRIPRMFNWKTVNQKPSVNYLMMGMFKDGEDILNFNNIVPTMLEVEKLGLHPYLVNRSAPPPQINQEEDEYADFTTTPPHVAAAKKTQKKDALKSPPHKKPRKMSTAALLVQKSPTTIPENSTVGQSSEKSASVADKPVQSKEKEKAAPSAHRVPVDDVSTSKSDDFKSLRQELNQFKQEVLAELKDVFTELKDLRKVIDENFEKVLEHVKGKQNSEKEKGLAPDIQVGIGNESGDTMKASTEEIAEGGDLSGEPKTSVERPADQTGKDTVIAQVLANIAESEMANEQVQEENTSSTVLEEPQAAVCNAQPLSQWLLPDEYLPSQTPGKEIILHPSVPRPSSSSGTDHVPVFDKKYPF, from the exons ATGGTTAAAACCGGAAGCCGAATCCCAAGAATGTTCAACTGGAAAACAGTGAACCAAAAGCCATCAGTTAACTACTTGATGATGGGCATGTTTAAGGACGGTGAG GACATtcttaacttcaacaacattgtTCCGACCATGTTAGAGGTTGAGAAGCTTGGTCTGCATCCATACCTGGTCAACAGATCTGCACCACCACCTCAAATAAACCAAGAGGAAGATGAATATGCAGATTTTACCACAACACCACCCCATGTTGCTGCTGCCAAGAAAACTCAAAAGAAGGATGCTTTAAAATCTCCACCGCACAAGAAGCCAAGGAAGATGTCAACGGCAGCATTGCTTGTTCAGAAGTCACCAACCACAATCCCAGAAAATTCTACAGTTGGACAATCATCTGAAAAATCTGCTTCGGTGGCAGATAAGCCTGTTCaatcaaaggaaaaagaaaaagctgcTCCAAGTGCCCACCGTGTTCCTGTTGACGACGTATCTACCAGCAAATCAGATGACTTCAAAAGTTTGAGGCAGGAACTTAATCAATTTAAGCAGGaa GTGCTAGCTGAATTGAAGGATGTTTTTACTGAACTCAAGGATCTTCGCAAAGTTATTGATGAAAACTTCGAAAAGGTTTTGGAACATGTCAAAGGGAAACAAAATtcagaaaag gaAAAGGGTCTTGCACCGGatattcaagttggtattggcAATGAGAGCGGCGATACGATGAAAGCTTCAACCGAAGAGATTGCGGAAGGAGGTGATCTTTCAGGAGAACCAAAGACTTCAGTTGAACGTCCGGCTGATCAAACAGGGAAAGATACT GTGATCGCACAGGTGCTAGCAAATATAGCAGAATCAGAAATGGCTAATGAACAAGTTCAAGAGGAAAACACTAGCTCCACTGTCTTAGAGGAACCCCAGGCAGCAGTTTGTAACGCACAGCCGTTGTCTCAGTGGTTATTGCCTGATGAGTATTTACCGAGCCAAACCCCAGGGAAAGAAATCATTTTACATCCATCAGTCCCACGCCCCA GTAGTAGTTCGGGAACGGATCATGTTCCtgtatttgataaaaaatatccATTCTAG